The genomic region ACATTGCATAGTCTCCTAGACGAGCAAAATACTCATACATCAAAAGTGCTAGGACTGTAGATGCTCCTCCCGGCCCACCCTGTGTAGCTGCATATACTATATCAAAGATCTTGAGATCCCATAGAATAGTCATGGCTACAACAGTTAAGGTTACAGGTTTAAGCAAGGGAATAATCACTTTAAACAGTATTGTTTTGAAATCAGCTCCATCAACAATTGCTGCTTCAATAACTTCTCTTGGAATAGAGGATAGACCAGCTGAATACATTGTTACAGTGAAGCCGCTCCATAACCAGACGGAGCCCAGTATTAGTGAGAACAACGCTGTATCGGGATATATTGTCCAGGTTTTAACAAATGAGCCTAAACCTACTGCTTTGAGCAGAATATTTACAACTCCTAAATCTTTATCAAAGCTAAACGAAATAAGTAGGCCTCCAACGATCATGGGTATAACCATTCCTATAAAAATAAACGATCTTATTATGCTTCCGCCCTTAACATATTGGAGATAAACAGCAAATAAAATACCTATAATAAGTGTTAAAGGCAAATGTATTGCTAACCATATAATATTGTGCACTATTGCACCCATGGGAAACGTATGTGTTTTTATTCCTTCTAAATTAATGAACCGCTCATCCGTTACAACTTTATAGTAATTATATAGACTAGGAGGCTTATTAGTTATATCTACTCCGGGAACAACATTTATGTTAAAGCTAATCATTATGGTTGCAAAAATGGGATAAACAACAAATATAAGGATGAGGATGAGGGCTGGTATTAAAAAAGATGATCGGATTGGATTTAGTCTATACATGCTCATTTTATCTATATTCCCTCCAACTCTACTATTTGCTTGGGAAATTCACTGTTAATGTATTTAATACATCGTCTAGCTTGTCCGGATCCACCCATAATAGTTTAAGCTGGTCCCAGAATAGTTTCTGCCATTCTCCACCAATGCTATCATCTAAGTCTGGTAGAGGAGTCATTGTTTTTATTTTCTGGTAAACCATCCGCATTGGCGCCCAATGATCCTTTATACTAACTTTAAGCCATGTAGCGAATTTACCTGCATGTGTTCCTACATGAACCCTTTGTCCCTCAGTGGCTAGCCATTTAGCTAGTAATTTGGCTTCTTGTGGATGTTTAGTGAACTTTGGCACGAACAAATAATCTGTGCCCATAACTACTCCTTTACATCCTGGTAATGGGAAGAACCCCAGATCATTAGGGTCATCAACCATTCCAGTTATCCATGTTCCCATAAAGTATAATGCATATTTACCGCTCCACCATTCCTCAACAGCTTTTGTCCACTCGATAGGTGGGCTGAAATAACCTTTTTTGATAAGAGGTATTATATAGTTTTGAAAGATCTGTTTAACCCGCGGATCGTTAAACTTTATTTCTCCTTTTATTAGCTTCAATTGCATATCTGGCCCGCCAAATGTAATAATAAAGTGTTCTACAACATCGCTTATTGGCCATCCAACACTATCTCCTGTAACTATTGGTGCTTTAATACCGGGTATTTGTTTGATTTTGTCTAGTAATTGTAGGAATTCATCCCATGTCTTAGGTACGGATAAGTTGTGTTGTTGGAAGAATGATTTACGGTACCAGAATCCTGGTTTAGCCCATGCAGTAAACGGTAATCCATATATTTTATTGCCTGATTTGACGGGATCAAATATTCCTTTTATATATTCATCTGGATTAACAAGGCCGCTGAGATCCATTAAATATCCTTTGTCACCATACTCCTTTATCCACCAACCCCACATAAATATTACGTCTCCAGGCGCCATACCAGCTTCGAACTGTGGCGGTAAAATACTTGCTAAATCCTCAGCACGATATATACGATACTCTACCCTTATGTTTGGATACTCCTCCATAAACTTGTTTAATACCTGTTGAAATGCTTTCATCTCTGCACCTGCCCATGGACCTATTACTGTAAGTGTTACTTTCTCTGTTGGTGTTTGTGTTGTTGTAGTTGGAGATGGTTGCTGCGGACTTATGGTAAAATATCCTATACCATATCCGATCAATATTCCTACAATAAGTGAGATCGCTACTGCAACAAGTAATTTAGATGATGCGGTCGTACTCATAATATTACCCTGGAGGATTATTTATCACTATTAAGTATATAATTTCCCCCAAATATATAAGCTTATTCATTCCACTAACCTCCCACAAACAAGCAAACAGAATTTTAAAATATAATAAAAATAAGTGAGGACTATACTAGGCTCATATGTACTTAAAGATACACATATGAAGTAGCATGTTAAAGAAAAAACAAATGCTTTGTAATACTTCGTTTAATGTTTAAAGAACGGTTTAAAAGGGATAATGTCGGTCATTAAAAGT from Staphylothermus marinus F1 harbors:
- a CDS encoding carbohydrate ABC transporter permease; protein product: MSMYRLNPIRSSFLIPALILILIFVVYPIFATIMISFNINVVPGVDITNKPPSLYNYYKVVTDERFINLEGIKTHTFPMGAIVHNIIWLAIHLPLTLIIGILFAVYLQYVKGGSIIRSFIFIGMVIPMIVGGLLISFSFDKDLGVVNILLKAVGLGSFVKTWTIYPDTALFSLILGSVWLWSGFTVTMYSAGLSSIPREVIEAAIVDGADFKTILFKVIIPLLKPVTLTVVAMTILWDLKIFDIVYAATQGGPGGASTVLALLMYEYFARLGDYAMSATVATILTIIIIPVVVLWIKATLHGERK
- a CDS encoding ABC transporter substrate-binding protein, whose amino-acid sequence is MSTTASSKLLVAVAISLIVGILIGYGIGYFTISPQQPSPTTTTQTPTEKVTLTVIGPWAGAEMKAFQQVLNKFMEEYPNIRVEYRIYRAEDLASILPPQFEAGMAPGDVIFMWGWWIKEYGDKGYLMDLSGLVNPDEYIKGIFDPVKSGNKIYGLPFTAWAKPGFWYRKSFFQQHNLSVPKTWDEFLQLLDKIKQIPGIKAPIVTGDSVGWPISDVVEHFIITFGGPDMQLKLIKGEIKFNDPRVKQIFQNYIIPLIKKGYFSPPIEWTKAVEEWWSGKYALYFMGTWITGMVDDPNDLGFFPLPGCKGVVMGTDYLFVPKFTKHPQEAKLLAKWLATEGQRVHVGTHAGKFATWLKVSIKDHWAPMRMVYQKIKTMTPLPDLDDSIGGEWQKLFWDQLKLLWVDPDKLDDVLNTLTVNFPSK